One Actinoplanes missouriensis 431 DNA segment encodes these proteins:
- a CDS encoding SigE family RNA polymerase sigma factor, producing MSEYETEYAFRRFFDDHHADLSRLAYLVTGDSQAADDLAADAFVEVWRHWERVQAAQSPIAYARGIVTNLARQWIKRQSRERAGILRLGLLRRERGESDTPAVLDVRAALQRLPQRRRECVILRYAFDVPEKEVATILGISVGAVKSHTSRGAAQLSEFLRGMPLMMGGLHG from the coding sequence TTGTCCGAGTATGAAACCGAATATGCCTTCCGGCGTTTCTTCGACGACCATCACGCCGACCTGTCCCGTCTCGCCTACCTGGTGACGGGCGATTCGCAGGCTGCCGACGATCTGGCCGCCGACGCGTTCGTCGAGGTGTGGCGGCACTGGGAGCGAGTTCAGGCGGCGCAGAGCCCGATCGCGTACGCTCGCGGCATCGTGACCAACCTGGCCCGTCAATGGATCAAGCGGCAGAGCCGGGAACGCGCCGGCATCCTCCGGCTCGGGCTGCTCCGCCGCGAGCGCGGCGAGAGCGACACCCCCGCGGTCCTCGACGTGCGCGCGGCGCTGCAGCGACTTCCGCAGCGGCGTCGGGAGTGCGTCATTCTGCGGTACGCGTTCGACGTGCCGGAGAAGGAGGTGGCGACGATCCTGGGAATCTCGGTGGGGGCCGTGAAGAGTCACACGTCGCGTGGCGCCGCCCAGCTGAGCGAGTTCCTGCGCGGCATGCCGCTGATGATGGGTGGCCTCCATGGCTGA
- a CDS encoding TetR/AcrR family transcriptional regulator has translation MPKVVDHEERRRELAGAVWRVITRDGVAHVSMRTVAAESGWSSGALRHYFATRDELLAFACDQVLARVTARILALEPHGTPEEMVRTLLLETMPIDPERHTESSITFAFLVLGLSDPALAAVQRKMLIDMSDLCQSLTRHLLPDASPQQQLSVARRLNALVDGLSVHVLAGHLTPAEAVAELDAHLETVRVS, from the coding sequence GTGCCAAAAGTTGTCGATCATGAGGAGCGCCGCCGTGAGCTGGCCGGTGCCGTCTGGCGGGTGATCACCCGGGACGGGGTGGCGCACGTGTCCATGCGGACCGTCGCCGCCGAGTCGGGCTGGTCCTCCGGCGCGCTGCGCCACTACTTCGCCACCCGCGACGAGCTGCTCGCCTTCGCCTGCGACCAGGTGCTCGCCCGGGTGACGGCACGGATCCTGGCGCTGGAACCGCACGGGACGCCGGAGGAGATGGTCCGCACACTGCTGCTGGAGACCATGCCGATCGATCCCGAACGCCACACCGAGTCGTCGATCACCTTCGCATTCCTGGTCCTGGGCCTCAGTGACCCGGCCCTGGCCGCGGTTCAGCGCAAGATGCTGATCGACATGTCCGACCTGTGCCAGAGCCTGACCCGCCACCTGCTCCCGGACGCGTCACCGCAGCAGCAGCTGTCCGTGGCCCGCCGGCTGAACGCGCTGGTGGACGGCCTGAGCGTGCACGTGCTGGCCGGCCATCTGACGCCCGCCGAGGCGGTCGCCGAACTGGACGCCCACCTGGAGACCGTGCGGGTCAGCTGA
- a CDS encoding L,D-transpeptidase: MVDLRRSLAAILALAVIAPLAACGDDPKPSFAEPAASSSPASGASAPVTESTTVAEPVSLEVTPAKDKKNVPVSAEIGLKVSGGEVSSVTLTDAKGKTVSGEFREDKSAWVPAKPLKTKQKYAAKVVVTGADGATTTETTSFTTMGEPGRRTGTGLYLFDGNTYGVAMPVVVEFSPGIKKKDRAAVQKRMFVRTDPPQPGAWSWTDSGTQAYYRAPEYWKPGTKLTARIAVGGLPTGNNIYGDKDRSATVKIGRKLEMKVDNKSKKMTVVQDGETVKTMPVSLGKKSTPSSSGTMVVMQKMAETVFDTTDTDGADGYRTEIQYAQRLTWSGQYIHSAPWSTGAQGERNVSHGCVNVSPSNARWLFDKTLIGDPVTVRGTEDKLDYGNGWTPWNVSWEEFVKGSALKVP, from the coding sequence ATGGTTGACCTCCGCCGCTCACTGGCGGCGATCCTGGCGCTTGCCGTGATCGCCCCCCTCGCCGCGTGTGGCGACGACCCGAAACCCTCCTTCGCCGAACCTGCCGCGTCCTCCTCGCCCGCGAGCGGCGCCTCCGCTCCGGTGACCGAGAGCACCACCGTGGCCGAGCCGGTGTCGCTCGAGGTCACGCCGGCAAAGGACAAGAAGAACGTGCCGGTCAGCGCCGAGATCGGGCTGAAGGTCAGTGGCGGCGAGGTCAGCTCGGTCACACTGACCGACGCGAAGGGCAAGACCGTCAGCGGCGAGTTCCGCGAGGACAAGTCGGCGTGGGTGCCTGCCAAACCGCTGAAGACCAAGCAGAAGTACGCGGCGAAGGTCGTCGTCACCGGCGCGGACGGCGCCACCACGACCGAGACCACCTCGTTCACCACGATGGGCGAGCCGGGCCGCCGGACGGGCACCGGCCTCTACCTGTTCGACGGCAACACGTACGGCGTGGCCATGCCGGTCGTCGTGGAGTTCAGCCCGGGCATCAAGAAGAAGGACCGCGCGGCCGTACAGAAGCGGATGTTCGTGCGGACCGACCCGCCGCAGCCCGGCGCCTGGTCGTGGACCGACAGCGGCACCCAGGCCTACTACCGCGCGCCGGAGTACTGGAAGCCCGGCACGAAGCTGACCGCACGGATCGCCGTCGGCGGCCTGCCCACCGGCAACAACATCTACGGCGACAAGGACCGCTCGGCGACCGTGAAGATCGGCCGGAAGCTCGAGATGAAGGTCGACAACAAGTCGAAGAAGATGACGGTCGTCCAGGACGGCGAGACGGTCAAGACGATGCCGGTGAGCCTCGGCAAGAAGAGCACCCCGTCGTCGAGCGGCACGATGGTGGTCATGCAGAAGATGGCGGAGACCGTCTTCGACACCACCGACACCGACGGCGCGGACGGTTACCGCACCGAGATCCAGTACGCGCAGCGACTGACATGGAGCGGTCAGTACATTCACTCCGCTCCGTGGTCCACCGGCGCACAGGGCGAGCGAAATGTGTCACACGGTTGTGTCAATGTGTCCCCGTCGAATGCACGCTGGTTGTTCGACAAGACGCTGATCGGCGACCCGGTCACGGTCCGCGGCACCGAGGACAAGCTGGACTACGGCAACGGCTGGACCCCGTGGAACGTCAGCTGGGAAGAGTTCGTCAAGGGCAGCGCGTTGAAGGTTCCGTGA
- a CDS encoding DUF4190 domain-containing protein: protein MSHPAPQDPFEPTTPFPPAYPAPDSTPPTAPFPPDNAPPTTPFQPDGTTPTTPFPAPESAPPTAPFPHAAPFPPQPYAPLPYEPQQPYSAPPAHSGPPAYPAPPVFGAPGYPETGYQQQAAGYPQPQTPPYLPPPGYHPHMVVGMPTSAWSVAALVLGICSLLLGWCTWAVPALLAVVFGHIGLAETKDGRKSGRGMAIAGLVMGYLVFLPMIVIIALGGIGMVTGGFATAP from the coding sequence ATGTCACACCCCGCACCGCAAGACCCGTTCGAGCCGACCACGCCGTTCCCGCCGGCCTATCCCGCACCGGACAGCACGCCGCCGACCGCGCCGTTCCCGCCGGACAACGCACCGCCGACGACCCCGTTCCAGCCGGACGGCACGACGCCGACCACGCCGTTCCCGGCTCCGGAGAGCGCGCCGCCCACCGCGCCGTTCCCGCACGCCGCGCCGTTCCCCCCGCAGCCGTACGCGCCGCTCCCCTACGAGCCGCAGCAGCCCTACTCGGCGCCGCCCGCCCACTCCGGCCCGCCGGCCTACCCGGCCCCTCCCGTCTTCGGGGCGCCGGGCTACCCCGAGACCGGTTATCAACAGCAGGCAGCGGGTTATCCACAGCCCCAGACGCCGCCGTACCTGCCGCCGCCGGGATACCACCCGCACATGGTCGTCGGCATGCCCACCTCGGCCTGGTCGGTGGCGGCGCTGGTGCTCGGCATCTGCAGCCTGCTGCTCGGCTGGTGCACCTGGGCCGTGCCGGCGCTGCTCGCGGTGGTCTTCGGCCACATCGGACTCGCCGAGACGAAGGACGGCCGCAAGTCCGGCCGAGGCATGGCGATCGCCGGCCTCGTCATGGGTTACCTGGTGTTCCTGCCGATGATCGTGATCATCGCGCTGGGCGGCATCGGCATGGTGACCGGCGGGTTCGCCACGGCCCCCTGA
- the orn gene encoding oligoribonuclease, translated as MAVADLLVWIDCEMTGLDLGKDKLIEVAALVTDPELNVLGEGVDLVIHADDAALDAMPPVVRDMHAKSGLTDEVRRSTVTMAEAEEAVLAYIKEFVPNPRTAPLCGNSIATDRGFLARDMPALDAHLHYRMIDVSSIKELCRRWYPRVYFGQPAKGLSHRALADIRESIRELEYYRRTVFVPQPGPDVEAAKAIAAGL; from the coding sequence GTGGCCGTGGCGGATCTTCTGGTATGGATCGACTGTGAGATGACCGGTCTCGACCTCGGCAAGGACAAGCTGATCGAGGTCGCGGCGCTTGTCACCGATCCCGAACTCAACGTGCTCGGCGAAGGCGTCGATCTGGTGATTCACGCGGACGACGCGGCGCTCGACGCGATGCCGCCAGTGGTGCGTGACATGCATGCGAAATCCGGTCTGACCGACGAGGTCCGCCGGTCCACGGTCACCATGGCCGAGGCGGAGGAAGCCGTCCTCGCGTACATCAAGGAATTCGTTCCGAACCCGCGGACCGCTCCGCTCTGCGGCAATTCGATCGCCACCGATCGCGGCTTCCTGGCCCGGGACATGCCGGCGCTCGACGCCCACCTGCACTACCGCATGATCGACGTCTCCTCGATCAAGGAGTTGTGCCGCCGGTGGTACCCGCGGGTGTACTTCGGTCAGCCGGCCAAGGGCCTGTCGCACCGCGCGCTCGCCGACATCCGGGAGAGCATCCGCGAGCTGGAGTACTACCGGCGCACGGTCTTCGTGCCGCAGCCGGGCCCGGACGTGGAGGCAGCGAAGGCGATCGCTGCCGGGCTGTAG
- a CDS encoding L,D-transpeptidase codes for MDMGKNRSGRRWRAAVVTVLAGTLLLTAACSGGGDDSPSWQGGSQAGGGNSAAPAAEAPSPEPTLSTVAVTSPALDATGVEAWSDVKYNSEDPENTTVKVTSPKGDEVKGTLDKDDNVWKPSESLAWGTKYTVTVTTPEAEGKSNTTTSTFTTMKKPANLVRVTSFLGDGNVVGVGMPLIMKFGRAIPEKYRAEVERRMVVTATPAQEGTWRWISSTEVHFRPKTYWKAGSKVFYKVQLKGVKLGDGWYGRSDLTVDLKIGRSMIMTVDNKTKKMVVKQDGKVIKTLPVSLGKASTPSSSGTMVVMEKKAHTVFDTTDTDPDGGYRTDIDWAQRITYSGQFIHAAPWSEGQQGRRNVSHGCVNVSEAMGKWLFDRTMMGDVITVSGTEDKLKNGNGWTDWNMSYAEYKKGSYL; via the coding sequence ATGGACATGGGTAAAAATCGGTCGGGTCGCCGCTGGCGCGCGGCCGTGGTCACGGTGCTGGCGGGCACTCTGCTGCTGACTGCCGCATGCAGTGGCGGCGGCGACGATTCCCCGTCGTGGCAGGGCGGCAGCCAGGCAGGCGGCGGCAACAGTGCCGCGCCGGCCGCCGAGGCGCCATCGCCGGAGCCGACGCTGAGCACCGTGGCGGTCACCTCGCCCGCGCTCGACGCGACAGGTGTCGAGGCCTGGTCCGACGTGAAGTACAACAGCGAGGACCCGGAGAACACCACGGTCAAGGTCACCAGTCCCAAGGGTGACGAGGTCAAGGGCACGCTCGACAAGGACGACAACGTCTGGAAGCCGAGCGAGTCGCTGGCCTGGGGCACGAAGTACACGGTCACCGTCACCACGCCGGAGGCCGAGGGTAAGAGCAACACCACGACCAGCACGTTCACGACGATGAAGAAGCCGGCGAACCTGGTTCGCGTGACCAGCTTCCTCGGCGACGGCAACGTCGTCGGCGTCGGTATGCCGCTGATCATGAAGTTCGGCCGGGCCATCCCGGAGAAGTACCGCGCCGAGGTCGAGCGCCGCATGGTGGTCACCGCCACCCCCGCCCAGGAGGGCACCTGGCGCTGGATCAGCTCCACCGAGGTCCACTTCCGGCCGAAGACCTACTGGAAGGCCGGTTCCAAGGTCTTCTACAAGGTTCAGCTCAAGGGTGTGAAGCTCGGCGACGGCTGGTACGGCCGCTCCGACCTGACGGTCGACCTGAAGATCGGCCGCTCGATGATCATGACGGTCGACAACAAGACCAAGAAGATGGTCGTCAAGCAGGACGGCAAGGTCATCAAGACCCTCCCCGTCAGCCTCGGCAAGGCCAGCACGCCGTCCTCCAGCGGCACCATGGTCGTCATGGAGAAGAAGGCGCACACCGTCTTCGACACCACCGACACCGACCCCGACGGCGGTTACCGCACCGACATCGACTGGGCTCAGCGGATCACCTACAGCGGCCAGTTCATCCACGCCGCCCCGTGGTCCGAGGGCCAGCAGGGCCGCCGCAACGTCTCGCACGGTTGCGTCAACGTCTCCGAGGCGATGGGCAAGTGGCTCTTCGACCGCACGATGATGGGCGACGTGATCACGGTCTCCGGCACCGAGGACAAGCTGAAGAACGGCAACGGCTGGACCGACTGGAACATGAGCTACGCCGAGTACAAAAAGGGCAGCTACCTCTGA
- a CDS encoding GH12 family glycosyl hydrolase domain-containing protein, whose translation MLAKRIVVPLSVLTVGAAAAVAGVLNADAAETAACSVTYSVASQWNSGFTGDVKIRNTGAAVRGWTLGFTFPSGQKISSGWNGAWTQTGSTVTVKDAGWNAAIAAGGQVALGFNGTSSGDNAAPTGFTLNGVTCGATASPSASKTATASPTATKSPTATKSPTTSPSASKTTSPTKTATASPTATTTKGTENCTDYAALVRGKYWVNNNVWGKADGAGSQCVRENGLSGDNLSWETSWNWSGDTTKVKSYASAVLGWHWGWKATGTGLPIRLSAGKQVNASWNFQVTQTTSNIMNVAYDLWLHDIANPDWQNNPTDEVMVWLYKSGGAGPVGTKQATVTIAGATWDLYKGNIGWNVYSFVRTANTSSASLDLTDFTDDLVARGWLAKSKYLSSVQAGPEIFTGSGRLETTAYSVKIG comes from the coding sequence ATGCTTGCCAAGCGCATCGTCGTACCGCTCTCGGTGCTGACCGTCGGCGCCGCTGCCGCGGTGGCCGGCGTCCTGAACGCCGACGCCGCCGAGACCGCGGCCTGTTCCGTCACCTACAGCGTCGCCAGCCAGTGGAACAGCGGCTTCACCGGCGATGTGAAGATCCGTAACACCGGGGCGGCGGTCCGCGGGTGGACGCTCGGGTTCACCTTTCCCTCCGGTCAGAAGATCTCCAGCGGCTGGAACGGCGCCTGGACCCAGACCGGCAGCACCGTCACGGTGAAGGACGCCGGCTGGAACGCCGCGATCGCGGCGGGCGGGCAGGTGGCGCTCGGCTTCAACGGCACGTCCAGTGGTGACAACGCCGCGCCCACCGGGTTCACCCTCAACGGCGTCACCTGCGGAGCGACCGCAAGCCCGAGCGCGTCCAAGACCGCGACCGCAAGCCCGACGGCGACAAAGAGCCCGACGGCGACAAAGAGCCCGACCACGAGCCCGAGCGCGTCGAAGACAACGAGCCCCACCAAAACCGCGACCGCGAGCCCGACCGCGACGACCACCAAGGGCACCGAGAACTGCACCGACTACGCCGCCCTGGTCCGCGGCAAATACTGGGTCAACAACAACGTCTGGGGCAAGGCCGACGGCGCCGGCTCTCAGTGCGTCCGGGAGAACGGCCTCAGCGGCGACAACCTGAGCTGGGAAACGAGCTGGAACTGGTCCGGCGACACCACCAAGGTCAAGTCCTACGCCAGCGCGGTGCTCGGCTGGCACTGGGGCTGGAAGGCGACAGGCACCGGCCTGCCGATCCGGCTCAGCGCCGGCAAGCAGGTCAACGCGTCCTGGAACTTCCAGGTCACCCAGACGACCAGCAACATCATGAACGTCGCGTACGACCTCTGGCTGCACGACATCGCGAACCCGGACTGGCAGAACAACCCGACCGACGAGGTCATGGTCTGGCTCTACAAGTCCGGCGGCGCGGGTCCGGTCGGCACGAAGCAGGCCACCGTGACGATCGCCGGCGCCACCTGGGACCTCTACAAGGGCAACATCGGCTGGAACGTGTACTCGTTCGTGCGTACCGCGAACACCTCGTCCGCCTCGCTGGACCTCACCGACTTCACCGACGACCTGGTCGCCCGCGGCTGGCTCGCGAAGAGCAAGTACCTGTCGAGCGTGCAGGCCGGTCCCGAGATCTTCACCGGCTCGGGCCGTCTGGAGACCACCGCGTACTCCGTGAAGATCGGCTGA
- a CDS encoding NADPH-dependent FMN reductase, whose product MTRVLLISGSTRDGSLHTAALRTAARHATAGITADLYDGLSGLPAFVPGEPNPPVAVTELRDRVTRSDALLVSTPEYAGSLPGSLKNLFDWLVDGGELSRKPVAWLSVVTPGRDDGARASLESVLEHGGARLLRPACVRIPLEMAAVDAAGLVTDVRLHVALQDMVGALVRSLNERTSAPQPSWQAHSSVYPVVQRQDAPRGAQLPPWARGVN is encoded by the coding sequence ATGACGCGCGTCCTGCTGATCTCGGGGAGCACCCGCGACGGATCACTGCACACCGCCGCCCTGCGCACCGCGGCCCGGCACGCCACCGCGGGGATCACCGCCGACCTCTATGACGGCCTCTCCGGCCTGCCGGCGTTCGTGCCCGGCGAGCCGAACCCACCGGTCGCCGTCACCGAGCTGCGTGACCGGGTGACCCGGTCGGACGCGCTGCTGGTCAGCACCCCGGAGTACGCCGGATCGCTGCCCGGCAGCCTGAAGAACCTCTTCGACTGGCTGGTCGACGGCGGCGAGCTGAGCCGTAAACCGGTGGCCTGGCTCTCCGTGGTGACGCCGGGGCGCGACGACGGCGCCCGGGCGTCGCTGGAGTCGGTGCTCGAGCACGGCGGCGCCCGGCTGCTGCGTCCGGCCTGTGTGCGGATCCCGCTCGAGATGGCCGCCGTCGACGCGGCCGGCCTGGTCACCGACGTCCGGCTGCACGTGGCGCTGCAGGACATGGTGGGCGCGCTGGTCCGCTCACTGAATGAGCGGACCAGCGCACCGCAGCCGTCGTGGCAGGCGCACTCCAGCGTCTACCCGGTGGTGCAGCGCCAGGACGCGCCGCGGGGCGCCCAGCTGCCGCCGTGGGCCCGCGGCGTCAACTGA
- a CDS encoding polysaccharide deacetylase family protein gives MRRSLAAAAVLAVAGTLLSGAPAMAEAEVQAAAADCANGYVALTYDDGPNPGNTTNLLNALRSAGLRATMFNTGQNAASNPGLVAAQVSAGMWVANHSYTHPHMLTLSAAQMSSELSRTQSAISSAGGGTPVLFRPPYGETNATLQSAASALGLRTVIWDVDSQDWNGASTAQIVQAASTLTNGQIILMHDQYATTVAAIPQIAAGLRNRGLCAGMISPTTGRAVAPSSGGTPGTPGTPGGTCTATYSEGRKWSDRFNGQVTVTGSNNWTVTVTFRSPQRVSATWNAAVTWNSTYVMTARPNGSGNTFGFTVMHGGNWTWPSLTCAAT, from the coding sequence ATGCGTCGATCCCTCGCCGCGGCCGCCGTCCTGGCCGTGGCCGGAACACTGCTGTCCGGAGCGCCCGCCATGGCAGAAGCAGAGGTCCAGGCCGCCGCGGCCGACTGCGCCAACGGCTATGTCGCGCTGACCTACGACGACGGTCCCAACCCCGGCAACACCACCAACCTGCTCAACGCCCTGCGCTCGGCCGGACTGCGCGCCACCATGTTCAACACCGGTCAGAACGCGGCGTCCAACCCGGGTCTCGTGGCCGCCCAGGTGTCCGCCGGCATGTGGGTGGCGAACCACAGCTACACCCACCCGCACATGCTCACGCTCAGCGCGGCGCAGATGAGCTCGGAGCTCTCCCGGACACAGTCGGCGATCTCCTCGGCCGGCGGCGGCACCCCGGTGCTGTTCCGGCCGCCGTACGGCGAGACGAACGCCACCCTGCAGTCCGCGGCGTCGGCGCTGGGTCTGCGCACGGTCATCTGGGACGTCGACTCCCAGGACTGGAACGGCGCGAGCACCGCCCAGATCGTGCAGGCCGCGAGCACCCTCACCAACGGCCAGATCATCCTCATGCACGACCAGTACGCGACGACCGTCGCGGCGATCCCGCAGATCGCGGCGGGACTGCGGAACCGGGGCCTGTGCGCCGGGATGATCTCGCCCACCACCGGCCGGGCGGTCGCGCCCTCGTCGGGTGGCACACCGGGCACACCGGGCACGCCGGGTGGTACGTGCACCGCGACCTACTCCGAGGGCCGGAAGTGGAGCGACCGCTTCAACGGCCAGGTGACGGTCACCGGGTCGAACAACTGGACGGTCACCGTCACGTTCCGCTCGCCGCAGCGCGTCAGTGCCACCTGGAACGCGGCGGTGACGTGGAACTCGACCTATGTCATGACGGCCCGCCCGAACGGCAGCGGCAACACGTTCGGCTTCACCGTGATGCACGGCGGCAACTGGACCTGGCCGTCGCTTACCTGCGCCGCGACCTGA
- a CDS encoding SEC-C metal-binding domain-containing protein, with amino-acid sequence MSSIQMLTSDDLDGIGHDALHGGDPRAAVTELVTAVDQQTLADPADAGYALMLAAEITEKQGDLEPALALVERAIATYQLLEDAADGFARAQRGELLSRLGRDDEAMAAFTALRPRLVRDPDAPMYLAEALEECGEGAVAEQWLTAALTTVLDRPEDKIDERVASALLHTRRRVRREMGMPADEYDEFLDGAPAGNGQSVMFWPHDEFDRVQLRWPAFAEVYGHTWDDHRADLEKALTVWAESGQSGFRLFPGSADGLAEHVSRHGGDPSDAAVRAGYAQQLETHVHAVAWPPGRNDPCWCGSAAKYKKCCLPRSR; translated from the coding sequence GTGTCGTCCATCCAGATGCTGACCAGCGATGATCTCGACGGAATCGGCCATGACGCGCTGCACGGCGGCGATCCCCGGGCCGCGGTCACCGAGCTGGTCACCGCGGTTGACCAGCAGACGCTTGCCGATCCTGCCGACGCCGGTTACGCGTTGATGCTGGCCGCCGAGATCACCGAGAAACAGGGCGACCTGGAGCCGGCTCTCGCCCTCGTGGAGCGGGCCATCGCGACGTACCAGCTGCTCGAGGACGCGGCCGACGGGTTCGCCCGGGCGCAGCGCGGCGAGTTGTTGTCCCGGCTCGGCCGCGACGACGAGGCGATGGCCGCGTTCACCGCGCTGCGTCCCCGGCTGGTCCGCGATCCGGACGCGCCGATGTACCTCGCGGAGGCGCTGGAGGAGTGCGGCGAGGGCGCCGTCGCCGAGCAGTGGCTGACGGCGGCGCTGACCACGGTCCTGGACCGGCCGGAAGACAAGATCGACGAGCGGGTGGCGTCCGCGTTGCTGCACACCCGCCGCCGGGTCCGGCGGGAGATGGGGATGCCCGCCGACGAGTACGACGAGTTCCTCGACGGGGCGCCGGCCGGGAACGGTCAGAGCGTCATGTTCTGGCCGCACGACGAGTTCGACCGGGTGCAGTTGCGCTGGCCGGCGTTCGCCGAGGTCTACGGGCACACCTGGGATGATCATCGCGCCGATCTGGAGAAGGCGCTCACCGTCTGGGCCGAGTCCGGGCAGTCCGGCTTCCGCCTCTTCCCGGGTTCCGCCGACGGGTTGGCCGAGCACGTGAGCCGGCACGGCGGCGATCCCTCGGACGCAGCGGTGCGAGCCGGGTACGCGCAGCAGCTCGAAACCCACGTCCACGCGGTCGCGTGGCCGCCCGGCCGTAACGATCCGTGTTGGTGCGGTTCCGCCGCGAAGTACAAGAAGTGCTGCCTGCCACGGTCCCGCTGA
- a CDS encoding DUF6461 domain-containing protein has protein sequence MVAVNADDYAWFTEQFAELADGHCLTLIRGRTPAEVIGRVGGTNPTRAVGVRRLTGESFVAAAEIGEWTLLLQPDGREGTAAERDLSRGTVLVSHSATRFLWARDGGVVLRFDPADPSRRTGTDPDGLVEVLDGLGFDTTAAGDEPGSGGVDDARLRERGLALAEQLTGVRLTLEAFEALTFTRAAAQSPAEPAATRAVQPESAVRADRPESAVRADRPESAVRADRPESAVRADRPESAARADRPGTAESPLASSRRPPAKPERWDEEYDAPAEDWSDADGDDDEETDTDDREWPRLIARVRRAFS, from the coding sequence ATGGTTGCGGTAAACGCTGACGACTACGCCTGGTTCACCGAGCAGTTCGCGGAACTCGCCGATGGTCACTGCCTCACCCTGATCCGCGGGCGCACCCCGGCCGAGGTGATCGGACGGGTGGGCGGCACGAACCCGACCCGGGCCGTCGGTGTCCGCCGGCTGACCGGTGAGTCCTTCGTGGCGGCCGCGGAGATCGGCGAGTGGACCCTGCTGCTCCAGCCGGACGGCCGGGAGGGTACGGCTGCCGAGCGCGACTTGTCCCGTGGCACCGTGCTGGTGTCGCACTCCGCGACCCGCTTCCTCTGGGCCCGCGACGGCGGGGTCGTCCTCCGGTTCGACCCGGCCGACCCGTCCCGCCGCACCGGAACCGACCCGGACGGCCTGGTCGAGGTGCTCGACGGCCTGGGCTTCGACACGACCGCCGCCGGCGACGAGCCGGGGTCGGGCGGGGTCGACGACGCCAGGCTGCGGGAGCGCGGCCTGGCGCTGGCGGAACAGCTCACCGGGGTACGCCTGACGCTCGAAGCCTTCGAGGCGCTGACCTTCACCCGGGCCGCCGCGCAGTCCCCTGCCGAGCCCGCAGCCACCCGCGCCGTCCAGCCGGAGTCCGCAGTCCGCGCCGACCGGCCGGAGTCCGCAGTCCGCGCCGACCGGCCGGAGTCCGCAGTCCGCGCCGACCGGCCGGAGTCCGCAGTCCGCGCCGACCGGCCGGAGTCCGCGGCCCGCGCCGACCGGCCGGGGACCGCCGAGTCGCCGCTGGCGTCGAGTCGCCGGCCGCCCGCCAAGCCGGAACGCTGGGACGAGGAGTACGACGCCCCCGCGGAGGACTGGTCCGACGCGGACGGCGACGACGACGAGGAGACCGACACCGACGACCGGGAGTGGCCGCGCCTGATCGCCCGGGTCCGCCGCGCCTTCAGCTGA